The following are from one region of the Apostichopus japonicus isolate 1M-3 chromosome 17, ASM3797524v1, whole genome shotgun sequence genome:
- the LOC139954660 gene encoding E3 SUMO-protein ligase NSE2-like isoform X3 yields the protein MKKKNQNEGSLHNLEEMMKEYIALDADLQKFNEAVSVVTQQMRQIDPKAEFNVQSKLRHQLEETDEPLQDPENHDKMIELKEKLWQLQHPGEGMPTQETVAGSQSSQDEDEPTMTQVEVCTKCPISQGEMVDPVKNKTCGHSYERKAVAELMKQRRGMRCPVTGCHNKNPLLQRDLVDNKELKMLIERRNRQTGKRGN from the exons AAAATGAGGGCAGTCTTCATAACTTGGAAGAAATGATGAAGGAGTATATCGCCCTCGATGCTGATCTCCAGAAGTTCAATGAAGCCGTCAGTGTGGTAACACAGCAG ATGCGACAGATTGATCCTAAAGCAGAGTTCAACGTCCAGTCTAAACTGAGGCACCAGCTGGAGGAGACCGATGAACCACTTCAAGACCCTGAAAATCATGATAAAATGATTGAACTCAAGGAAAAGCTCTGGCAGCTACAACATCCAG GTGAGGGGATGCCAACACAAGAGACAGTGGCTGGTAGCCAATCATCACAAGATGAGGATGAACCCACCATGACTCAGGTTGAAGTCTGTACCAAGTGCCCAATCTCGCAAGGAGAAATGGTTGACCCCGTCAAGAATAAAACTTGTGGACACAGCTATGAGAGGAAGGCAGTGGCAGAACTCATGAAGCAGCGAAGAGGAATGAG atgTCCAGTCACTGGATGCCATAATAAAAACCCACTCCTGCAGAGAGATCTGGTCGATAACAAAGAACTGAAAATGCTCATCGAGAGGAGAAACAGGCAAACTGGCAAGAGGGGAAACTGA
- the LOC139954649 gene encoding interferon-induced very large GTPase 1-like, which yields MNGKLGEMEGDNDGSYSPSKEAKPNLLEDSDDSIKLHNTSKVVDHSLRGLCVNTHDKSYLTTPRGTLAYLSLENYEIPNDSEISVTWNFFDLNSEQLYLSLCTYGHTNLLQDVPIPTSSTIWEGIKYMSKVKHTWYMNKSYEGDPSQVRLAENPIRVLKAIAQQLNQDKPVDDVKREIRSFIDAFGSHVSMGPFATGGRSVAKVSISNFQSNDKQNVWRLLENEFEIFKAEDAEVFFTDEKGHLVPFQRTSVRDETAKFEKKLCLFGGSKPFTDMDQWRRDLATSSLVISGDLSESSLLPVWEILKKSKHDCTDYLEAICDLLQDVWSKSQEVTEGLRISSTSKGLLPAMVLPKTNEAQSLSRIAEDSSNVFANTVSSYPKIVIDLQLSNLKEGIWNATTLRKSTWKVDDFTGNAVMWQFVKTIFSLDCRGRRCMKMPTLASQPVSIKHKHDGSDIFDLFDCSNCEHKIQHELISAMDVTLAILHCCDPFLRQELLWKMAQCRLAVPILLPYLDTKGTKTEIQLWGLRKVYKSWTHTAYKSHIEACMIDYPLPIVSLLRLGDIRMSKSRLLNKILGKLQGHNDHSYFVDVNEEPPCAKWSKGTVEAAWYLPEDAIDSQNDSTLQDAVSFFNLRGNAFDHPVQKEFVCRASNVLIILVEEKNQDKFLDEIKRLSEIVDGHLICLISSTNHEQMCKTYNGVKRTLIFSQPFLADTGAEICRKLNMLLWSHDDGRRQHKFHTIYSLKNLCKDLDIDIDEDAEGCVAGKKLAKDMITSIRQSPDNYKVKYLPLQGKMWQKWSRLDKKWNKGYDNQFTSVEHYQANLRNQLTEAREQQHKTALSGDVLKFIEAMKRPSTTRRYFVAWLSFYLNDNCHEKLEPLRMELEKIQDESRVARAEKSKLKDNENIDDEIKARITLLVEREISLQVRASKVFNKIGADSLGTEHFVREIAQHYEAYDEMKKMKMESVNSTIDSESLPDVAVSHLLDGYPLEILNGEVGQVPLGWLKAVFRSLIKRLGNAKLCAISVLGIQSSGKSTLLNCMFGVRFAVSAGRCTRGVFIQLLKVDEEIQKEINCQYVLVIDTEGLKAPERSHGYDIRYDNELATFALCLADVTIINIAGQTLGKDMTDILQIAAHAFIRMKEVNIKSTCRIVQQFVADIGAVDKNKEGTQAILETLDEAISAAATEEGYSDLYSRFSDVFNLKRNEEVQYIPSLWQGAMAPPNHRYSEKILKLKGVLFSDLRHSGKTFEQFLERLKIVWIAIKEENFIFSFQNCVAAVQYKIFQHSYGTWVGEMRRTIMEWESNAKQKIKSVSTNVTQNTKQDLKKEISDVVDEAATKVAKLVKSYMSDNTHAEDYQLNKYKDEFLLDLNLTKRMFTQDAREALDTIAESIVQRNQMEVLLPKCKNELRQNAKTEAVKLRQIHVDAASFGDIPINEINKTFDKLWDTWVIDISKKYPPRNVEQNAVQREFDLYLVNAGEKYDLTNGIKQRLLKKEKPLLKRVMKSSVGYFKPLDHTEVAENIIASSLLNLQLEIDDDMAYETQLKQNLIDSAINALNKKYDGASLTQEVKFQTMVTLCQKAVPIKYEGRIQYNERYSLRELLAKEKENLRMDFIALCSSSFQDKRVSESLLELLNITIKEVIANYLGPAVYRAVLEECPYFASKFAMFGNILEDMAQREDFSSYSSFLFDLEKFLEKWSLNKIAEVCAREQGDLSFLHHLVERKVVDIQGKLLECISTCNSSLLEVPDDRKPFHEWVKQFCQDTKRRIPNLHLPDDDMKNLLLFDVKDLGFFSEEVRKYVADQLTVDMLKRFTLPKPGQVDVTEQVLLKLPDKPHLAIMKHVTGCTEQCPICHVPCDNMTRQHEKHRAELHYPEGVIGCATGPHGRLVCSICTSIVTTDEIYYDGRNYKKYKNHQKDFPNWIIQPIQNDSPIKYWQWVMNRFNEDFAQLYGHREAKLPHGWTKITKQEAIEDLRQAYATNTRAEHASRN from the coding sequence ATGAACGGCAAACTTGGAGAAATGGAAGGTGATAATGATGGAAGCTACTCCCCTTCGAAGGAAGCTAAACCAAACCTGCTGGAAGATAGCGATGATtcaattaagttacataataCATCCAAGGTAGTAGATCACTCATTACGAGGTTTATGCGTTAATACACATGATAAAAGTTATCTGACTACTCCCAGAGGGACTCTCGCTTACTTGTCATTAGAAAATTATGAAATCCCAAACGACTCAGAAATTTCAGTTACCTGGAACTTCTTTGACTTAAATAGCGAGCAGTTATATTTATCACTATGTACATATGGACATACCAATCTCTTACAGGATGTACCGATACCTACCAGTTCTACTATTTGGGAAGGTATTAAATACATGTCGAAGGTGAAACATACTTGGTATATGAACAAAAGTTACGAAGGAGATCCGTCTCAAGTACGGCTTGCCGAGAATCCTATTCGGGTCTTGAAGGCAATTGCGCAGCAACTTAATCAAGATAAGCCAGTAGACGATGTTAAGCGAGAAATTCGTTCATTTATTGATGCATTTGGCTCCCATGTTTCGATGGGCCCATTTGCGACAGGTGGTCGTTCTGTTGCAAAAGTAAGCATCTCTAATTTTCAAAGTAATGACAAGCAAAACGTATGGCGCCTGCTCGAAAATGAGTTTGAGATCTTCAAAGCAGAAGATGCTGAAGTTTTCTTTACTGATGAGAAAGGTCACTTGGTACCTTTTCAAAGAACTTCTGTGCGAGATGAGACTgcgaaatttgaaaagaagtTATGTCTGTTTGGCGGAAGCAAACCCTTTACAGATATGGATCAATGGAGAAGAGATTTAGCCACAAGCAGTCTCGTCATTTCAGGAGACCTATCTGAATCAAGTCTTTTGCCTGTTTGGGAAATCCTGAAGAAATCTAAACATGACTGTACAGATTATCTTGAAGCTATCTGCGATTTGTTACAAGATGTCTGGTCCAAGTCACAAGAGGTAACGGAAGGACTACGAATTTCTTCGACTTCAAAGGGTCTATTACCTGCAATGGTGCTACCAAAAACAAACGAGGCACAGAGCTTATCTCGAATTGCCGAAGATTCTTCCAATGTCTTTGCTAATACGGTGTCTAGCTATCCAAAGATTGTGATTGATCTCCAGCTTAGTAACCTAAAAGAAGGGATTTGGAATGCAACAACTTTGAGAAAGAGTACTTGGAAAGTCGACGATTTCACTGGCAATGCTGTTATGTGGCAGTTCGTAAAGACAATCTTCTCCTTAGACTGCAGGGGCCGGAGATGTATGAAGATGCCTACGTTAGCCTCACAGCCAGTTTCTATCAAACATAAACATGACGGTAGTGATATCTTTGACTTGTTCGATTGTAGCAATTGTGAGCATAAGATACAACATGAATTGATCAGTGCAATGGATGTAACACTTGCCATACTACATTGCTGCGACCCCTTTCTTCGACAGGAGTTACTTTGGAAAATGGCTCAGTGTAGGCTTGCCGTACCTATCCTCCTACCTTACCTGGATACGAAAGGTACCAAAACTGAGATACAACTTTGGGGCCTACGGAAAGTTTACAAATCGTGGACGCATACAGCATACAAATCACACATCGAAGCCTGCATGATTGACTACCCTTTGCCAATTGTCTCTCTGCTTCGTTTAGGTGATATAAGAATGTCAAAATCAAGACTGTTGAacaaaatattgggaaaattgCAAGGACACAATGACCATTCATACTTCGTCGATGTGAATGAAGAACCCCCTTGTGCTAAATGGTCAAAAGGAACCGTCGAAGCGGCCTGGTATCTACCAGAGGACGCAATTGATTCACAAAATGATAGCACACTACAGGATGCTGTAAGTTTCTTCAACTTAAGGGGAAATGCTTTTGATCACCCTGTGCAGAAAGAATTCGTATGCAGAGCGTCGAATGTCCTTATCATTTTGGTAGAGGAGAAAAATCAAGATAAATTCCTTGATGAGATAAAGAGACTGTCTGAAATTGTAGACGGGCATCTCATTTGCTTAATTTCGTCTACGAATCATGAACAAATGTGCAAAACATACAACGGTGTCAAAAGAACCTTGATCTTTAGCCAACCGTTTCTGGCAGACACTGGGGCAGAAATTTGCAGAAAGCTTAACATGCTGCTGTGGTCACATGACGATGGCCGACGCCAACATAAATTTCATACGATATATTCCCTGAAGAATCTGTGCAAAGATCTAGACATTGACATTGACGAAGATGCCGAAGGATGTGTGGCTGGAAAAAAGTTGGCTAAAGATATGATTACCAGCATCCGTCAGTCTCCAGACAATTACAAGGTGAAATATTTACCTCTCCAAGGAAAGATGTGGCAGAAGTGGTCGCGTCTAGATAAAAAATGGAACAAGGGGTATGATAATCAGTTTACGTCTGTTGAACACTACCAAGCAAATCTTCGCAATCAACTTACGGAGGCAAGGGAACAGCAACATAAAACTGCTCTTTCTGGAGatgttttaaaatttattgaAGCAATGAAAAGACCATCCACAACAAGGAGATACTTTGTTGCTTGGCTGAGCTTCTACTTAAATGACAACTGTCATGAAAAACTTGAACCTTTGCGTATGGAGCTTGAAAAGATTCAAGATGAAAGCAGAGTTGCTAGAGCTGAAAAGAGTAAATTAAAAGACAACGAAAATATTGATGATGAAATAAAAGCTAGAATTACGCTTTTGGTTGAGAGAGAGATATCACTGCAAGTACGAGCGTCCAAAGTCTTCAATAAAATCGGGGCGGATTCTCTTGGCACAGAACATTTCGTAAGAGAAATTGCCCAACATTATGAAGCTTACGATGaaatgaagaagatgaaaaTGGAAAGCGTTAACTCAACGATAGATTCAGAATCCCTTCCAGATGTTGCTGTTAGCCATTTACTCGATGGTTATCCCTTAGAAATCCTTAATGGAGAAGTTGGGCAAGTTCCACTGGGGTGGCTGAAAGCGGTATTTAGATCACTGATTAAAAGATTAGGAAACGCGAAGTTATGTGCCATCTCTGTTCTTGGGATTCAAAGTAGTGGCAAATCCACTTTGCTAAATTGTATGTTTGGAGTTCGTTTTGCTGTTAGTGCAGGTCGTTGCACACGCGGTGTTTTCATCCAGCTATTGAAAGTTGATGAAGAAATCCAAAAAGAGATAAATTGTCAGTATGTACTCGTTATAGATACAGAAGGATTGAAGGCCCCAGAGAGATCTCATGGATATGATATCCGGTACGACAACGAATTAGCGACGTTTGCCCTTTGCTTAGCAGATGTAACTATTATCAACATCGCCGGACAGACTTTAGGAAAAGACATGACAGATATTCTGCAGATAGCGGCGCATGCTTTCATACGCATGAAAGAAGTTAACATTAAATCTACATGCAGGATCGTTCAACAATTTGTCGCAGATATTGGAGCGGTTGACAAAAACAAGGAAGGTACCCAAGCAATCCTAGAAACGTTAGATGAGGCGATATCTGCAGCAGCGACAGAGGAGGGATATAGTGACCTCTATTCAAGATTTTCAGATGTGTTCAACTTAAAACGAAACGAAGAAGTCCAATACATACCCAGTTTATGGCAAGGAGCTATGGCTCCACCAAACCACCGGTACAGTGAGaaaattttaaagttaaaagGCGTTTTGTTCAGTGATTTACGACATTCAGGTAAGACGTTCGAACAGTTTCTTGAGAGATTGAAGATTGTTTGGATTGCAATAAAGGAAGAAAACTTTATTTTCAGCTTTCAAAATTGCGTTGCGGCTGTGCAGTACAAGATATTTCAACATTCGTATGGTACTTGGGTAGGTGAAATGAGACGAACAATAATGGAATGGGAATCTAACGCGAAGCAAAAAATAAAGAGTGTATCGACAAATGTAACCCAAAACACGAAGCAAGACTTGAAAAAAGAAATAAGTGACGTTGTAGATGAAGCAGCGACAAAGGTGGCAAAACTAGTGAAGAGTTACATGTCAGATAATACCCATGCAGAAGACTATCAGCTCAATAAATATAAAGACGAATTTCTGCTTGACTTGAACCTAACTAAAAGGATGTTCACGCAAGATGCTCGAGAGGCTTTGGACACAATTGCTGAAAGCATAGTCCAAAGGAACCAAATGGAAGTCCTACTCCCAAAGTGTAAGAATGAGCTCCGTCAAAATGCTAAAACGGAGGCGGTAAAGTTGCGTCAAATACATGTTGATGCCGCCTCGTTTGGAGACATCCCCataaatgaaatcaacaaaACCTTTGATAAACTCTGGGATACATGGGTTATAGATATATCTAAGAAATATCCGCCAAGGAATGTTGAACAGAATGCCGTTCAGAGAGAATTCGATCTATACCTCGTTAATGCAGGAGAGAAATATGATCTTACCAATGGCATAAAACAGAGACTTTTGAAGAAAGAGAAACCTTTATTGAAGAGGGTTATGAAAAGCAGTGTAGGATACTTTAAGCCGTTGGATCATACAGAAGTCGCAGAGAACATTATTGCGTCAAGCTTACTTAACTTGCAATTAGAAATAGATGATGATATGGCATACGAAACACaactaaaacaaaatttgatAGACTCTGCAATTAATGCcctgaacaaaaaatatgatgGCGCGAGTCTAACGCAGGAAGTAAAGTTCCAAACAATGGTAACTCTGTGTCAAAAAGCTGTACCAATAAAATACGAAGGGAgaatacaatacaatgaaagGTACTCCCTCCGTGAGCTTCTtgcaaaagaaaaggaaaacctCAGAATGGATTTCATTGCACTGTGTTCTAGCTCCTTCCAGGACAAACGAGTTTCCGAAAGTCTTCTCGAATTGCTCAATATCACTATTAAGGAAGTAATTGCCAACTATCTGGGACCAGCGGTGTATAGGGCTGTCTTAGAGGAATGTCCATACTTTGCCAGCAAGTTTGCCATGTTTGGAAATATACTTGAAGATATGGCACAGAGAGAGGACTTCTCTTCATATAGTTCGTTCTTATTTGATCTCGAGAAATTTCTAGAAAAATGGTCTCTGAATAAAATAGCAGAAGTATGTGCAAGAGAGCAGGGAGATCTGTCATTCCTGCATCATCTTGTAGAAAGAAAGGTGGTAGATATTCAGGGAAAACTTCTGGAATGTATCTCTACATGCAATTCCTCCCTACTGGAAGTTCCGGACGATCGCAAACCTTTCCATGAATGGGTTAAGCAATTTTGTCAGGATACCAAACGACGCATACCCAATCTACACTTACCAGATGATGACATGAAAAATCTTTTACTTTTTGATGTGAAAGATTTAGGTTTCTTCAGTGAAGAGGTCAGGAAATATGTTGCAGACCAACTGACAGTTGACATGCTGAAACGTTTTACTCTTCCAAAGCCAGGTCAAGTTGATGTCACAGAGCAAGTGTTGTTAAAGCTGCCAGATAAACCGCATCTGGCCATCATGAAACATGTCACTGGGTGCACGGAACAATGTCCAATATGTCACGTGCCCTGCGACAACATGACCAGGCAACACGAGAAACATAGAGCCGAATTACATTACCCGGAGGGAGTCATCGGTTGTGCCACAGGACCTCACGGTCGTCTAGTTTGTTCGATATGCACGTCTATTGTTACCACAGACGAAATTTACTACGATGGCAGAAACTACAAGAAATACAAAAACCACCAGAAAGATTTTCCTAATTGGATCATTCAGCCAATTCAAAACGATTCCCCGATTAAATATTGGCAATGGGTAATGAATCGCTTCAATGAAGATTTTGCCCAACTTTACGGTCATAGAGAAGCAAAGCTTCCTCATGGTTGGACTAAAATAACCAAACAAGAAGCTATCGAAGATTTGAGGCAGGCATATGCAACAAATACCCGAGCAGAACATGCCTCACGCAACTAA